A section of the Struthio camelus isolate bStrCam1 chromosome 18, bStrCam1.hap1, whole genome shotgun sequence genome encodes:
- the TCFL5 gene encoding transcription factor-like 5 protein isoform X1, whose amino-acid sequence MSGSAPEEAQTSIPQSTASVPDPAPVAVGPGGSSDVSFGEHNLSFTTTDLSLVEMTEIEYTQLQHMLYSHMEAQASEGEVEARLNSAFFSAGNSADPPLHQASLNASQDGYSSNNAGNQSVFPVICQSGLPSDGSLLSSNPCVGHIDFQELRMMLLSESNLPLNQADKTPNSSSVEVPGHGLVRVKHSDNVVGTNKENVLVDNSALAPESRSKSAVRVRLEDRFNSIQTENPRCQEPQDSGVTLNNLVTLIRQPSELMGVPLHQHQNKCATLVKNKAAAATTALQFTYPLFTMNACSATGSANASQIQTSGTSCTILEATKHQDLGLPRTFSFCYHQEIESTKQTVGARNKALPEQVWIKVGEDALCKQAITKRSRSRISPLDTNVDRKPLSEIQNMRDSQSTASAQGPWQSAQSNSSVQVQGGTQEGISQRRERHNRMERDRRRRIRICCDELNLLVPFCTADTDKATTLQWTTAFLKYIHERHGDSLKKEFETVFCGKTGRRLKIARSDSFVACPVQENTHGYGDQVV is encoded by the exons ATGTCAGGATCAGCCCCGGAGGAAGCTCAGACCTCCATCCCTCAAAGCACAGCTAGCGTTCCCGATCCTGCTCCGGTTGCTGTTGGACCTGGAGGCTCAAGTGACGTCTCCTTTGGTGAGCACAATCTTAGCTTCACCACCACAGACCTCAGCCTGGTGGAGATGACGGAAATAGAGTACACCCAGCTCCAGCACATGCTTTATTCCCATATGGAGGCACAAGCTAGTGAAGGTGAAGTGGAAGCTAGGCTCaattctgctttcttctcagcTGGTAATTCTGCAGACCCCCCTCTGCACCAGGCCTCGCTGAACGCCAGCCAAGATGGGTATTCATCAAACAACGCTGGGAACCAGTCAGTTTTCCCAGTGATCTGTCAGTCAGGATTGCCTTCTGACGGCAGTTTGTTAAGTTCAAACCCCTGTGTGGGCCATATTGACTTTCAGGAACTCCGAATGATGTTACTTAGCGAGTCCAATCTCCCTTTGAACCAAGCAGATAAAACGCCTAACAGTAGCTCTGTAGAAGTCCCAGGACACGGTTTAGTAAGAGTTAAACACAGCGACAATGTTGTTGGGACGAATAAAGAAAACGTACTTGTTGACAATTCAGCGCTGGCACCAGAGTCTAGATCTAAGTCTGCAGTCAGAGTTCGATTGGAAGACCGATTCAACAGCATCCAGACAGAAAACCCCAGGTGTCAAGAACCCCAAGACTCTGGAGTAACTCTTAACAA tttagTAACATTGATCCGGCAGCCATCGGAACTGATGGGTGTTCCTCTTCACCAGCATCAGAATAAGTGTGCTACGTTAGTGAAAAATAAGGCTGCAGCTGCAACTACTGCTTTACAGTTCACATATCCATTATTTACTATGAATGCGTGTTCTGCTACTGGAAGTGCTAATGCTTCACAAATACAG acCTCTGGGACATCATGCACTATTTTGGAAGCTACCAAACATCAAGACCTTGGGTTACCTAGAACATTCTCTTTCTGCTATCATCAGGAAATTGAATCCACGAAACAGACAGTAGGTGCTAGGAATAAAGCTTTGCCTGAGCAAGTTTGGATTAAAGTTGGAG aagACGCCTTATGCAAGCAAGCAATAACTAAGAGAAGTCGCAGCCGAATAAGCCCACTGGATACAAATGTAGATCGAAAACCTCTTAGTGAAATTCAAAATATGCGTGATAGCCAAAGTACTGCATCTGCGCAGGGTCCTTGGCAGTCAGCCCAGTCAAATTCAAGTGTACAGGTGCAAGGTGGGACGCAGGAAGGAATCTCTCAGCGAAGGGAAAGGCATAACCGCATGGAAAGAGACAGAAG GCGCAGAATCCGGATTTGTTGTGATGAACTGAATCTTCTGGTTCCCTTCTGTACTGCTGACACTGATAAGGCAACAACTTTACAATGGACAACTGCATTTCTGAAGTATATTCATGAAAGGCATGGAGACTCActgaaaaag gAATTTGAGACTGTATTCTGTGGTAAAACAGGCAGGAGACTAAAAATAGCAAGATCAGATTCATTTGTAGCATGTCCAGTGCAGGAAAACACGCATGGCTATGGAGATCAAGTAGTCTGA
- the TCFL5 gene encoding transcription factor-like 5 protein isoform X2, which translates to MSGSAPEEAQTSIPQSTASVPDPAPVAVGPGGSSDVSFGEHNLSFTTTDLSLVEMTEIEYTQLQHMLYSHMEAQASEGEVEARLNSAFFSAGNSADPPLHQASLNASQDGYSSNNAGNQSVFPVICQSGLPSDGSLLSSNPCVGHIDFQELRMMLLSESNLPLNQADKTPNSSSVEVPGHGLVRVKHSDNVVGTNKENVLVDNSALAPESRSKSAVRVRLEDRFNSIQTENPRCQEPQDSGVTLNNLVTLIRQPSELMGVPLHQHQNKCATLVKNKAAAATTALQFTYPLFTMNACSATGSANASQIQTSGTSCTILEATKHQDLGLPRTFSFCYHQEIESTKQTVGARNKALPEQVWIKVGDALCKQAITKRSRSRISPLDTNVDRKPLSEIQNMRDSQSTASAQGPWQSAQSNSSVQVQGGTQEGISQRRERHNRMERDRRRRIRICCDELNLLVPFCTADTDKATTLQWTTAFLKYIHERHGDSLKKEFETVFCGKTGRRLKIARSDSFVACPVQENTHGYGDQVV; encoded by the exons ATGTCAGGATCAGCCCCGGAGGAAGCTCAGACCTCCATCCCTCAAAGCACAGCTAGCGTTCCCGATCCTGCTCCGGTTGCTGTTGGACCTGGAGGCTCAAGTGACGTCTCCTTTGGTGAGCACAATCTTAGCTTCACCACCACAGACCTCAGCCTGGTGGAGATGACGGAAATAGAGTACACCCAGCTCCAGCACATGCTTTATTCCCATATGGAGGCACAAGCTAGTGAAGGTGAAGTGGAAGCTAGGCTCaattctgctttcttctcagcTGGTAATTCTGCAGACCCCCCTCTGCACCAGGCCTCGCTGAACGCCAGCCAAGATGGGTATTCATCAAACAACGCTGGGAACCAGTCAGTTTTCCCAGTGATCTGTCAGTCAGGATTGCCTTCTGACGGCAGTTTGTTAAGTTCAAACCCCTGTGTGGGCCATATTGACTTTCAGGAACTCCGAATGATGTTACTTAGCGAGTCCAATCTCCCTTTGAACCAAGCAGATAAAACGCCTAACAGTAGCTCTGTAGAAGTCCCAGGACACGGTTTAGTAAGAGTTAAACACAGCGACAATGTTGTTGGGACGAATAAAGAAAACGTACTTGTTGACAATTCAGCGCTGGCACCAGAGTCTAGATCTAAGTCTGCAGTCAGAGTTCGATTGGAAGACCGATTCAACAGCATCCAGACAGAAAACCCCAGGTGTCAAGAACCCCAAGACTCTGGAGTAACTCTTAACAA tttagTAACATTGATCCGGCAGCCATCGGAACTGATGGGTGTTCCTCTTCACCAGCATCAGAATAAGTGTGCTACGTTAGTGAAAAATAAGGCTGCAGCTGCAACTACTGCTTTACAGTTCACATATCCATTATTTACTATGAATGCGTGTTCTGCTACTGGAAGTGCTAATGCTTCACAAATACAG acCTCTGGGACATCATGCACTATTTTGGAAGCTACCAAACATCAAGACCTTGGGTTACCTAGAACATTCTCTTTCTGCTATCATCAGGAAATTGAATCCACGAAACAGACAGTAGGTGCTAGGAATAAAGCTTTGCCTGAGCAAGTTTGGATTAAAGTTGGAG ACGCCTTATGCAAGCAAGCAATAACTAAGAGAAGTCGCAGCCGAATAAGCCCACTGGATACAAATGTAGATCGAAAACCTCTTAGTGAAATTCAAAATATGCGTGATAGCCAAAGTACTGCATCTGCGCAGGGTCCTTGGCAGTCAGCCCAGTCAAATTCAAGTGTACAGGTGCAAGGTGGGACGCAGGAAGGAATCTCTCAGCGAAGGGAAAGGCATAACCGCATGGAAAGAGACAGAAG GCGCAGAATCCGGATTTGTTGTGATGAACTGAATCTTCTGGTTCCCTTCTGTACTGCTGACACTGATAAGGCAACAACTTTACAATGGACAACTGCATTTCTGAAGTATATTCATGAAAGGCATGGAGACTCActgaaaaag gAATTTGAGACTGTATTCTGTGGTAAAACAGGCAGGAGACTAAAAATAGCAAGATCAGATTCATTTGTAGCATGTCCAGTGCAGGAAAACACGCATGGCTATGGAGATCAAGTAGTCTGA